The Rhodamnia argentea isolate NSW1041297 chromosome 10, ASM2092103v1, whole genome shotgun sequence sequence CCGATAAATCCCTCTAAACATACAAGAGTAACAAATATCACACGAAAGAATTTCATCAGATAATGCAATTGATACTGGAGAAAAAGATCAGATATAACATACCGTTTTCCCAAAGTTTCACGCCATTATACCCAATGGCTGTAATACAAGGAACAGATCCCTGGGGGTCTGCACAGTTTGATGTAAGGATAGGGTTTTTGCTTAAATAAATGTATGCCACGGTGAAACATTATCTAGGGAGGGATTCAGACTTCTGCAGAAAATGGATAACACTGTGCACATgaacaaaaaacttcaaacatgGCTAAAAACTTTGGCTAAAAACTTTTCCTCTGCTCATCGTTTGGAAAAAAGGTAAAACTATCTTTTAGAGGGAAAAAAGTGCAGAAAGTGATCAATACATCAATTTGTAAAACCATAAGAACATAGCAGCCAtagtaagcaaaaaaaaagaaaactaaaaaccCAAATAAATGGTTTCAATGGGAAGCATTCCAAGAAAAGGATACATATTTTTGAGAAGTTAGAGGCATCTGTGCTTCCTTCAAGGACATGAAGAAAAATGCAGTACTTGGACAGTGACTCCGACACCTGATTAAGCATCAAAGCACCAACAGTACAATGggttagccacaaaaaaatttgaaagaaaaagtagaCTGATGGCATGAAAGGGGTTGAGACTACTTAGGGTGCATTCAGTTTGGCTTTGGAAATgggctttggggaaatgcaaataacgtttggtaaaaaatgctttgaaaagcaactttgggCTAACTAgtgtttggcccaaaaaaaaaaaaaaaattattgcagaGGGGTTTTGctacaatatttcttttttaaataaaaaaataaaaaaaaaatggaaaatcaaaccCTAGGGCTAAAGCCGTCGGTGGAGGCCGCCAGGGGTCAATCAGGTGCTGATTCCACATCTTCACCTGTCATTAGATGATAACACCCTTTGAGCAGTAAACTGTAGAACTTACATGGAAATCCCTCCAGGTAGTTTCTTCCATGCGTGCTGATTCCGCATCTTCACCTGTTATTGGATGAAAAGGTAGGGTCATGTAAACTTAACATCATGTGACTATTGCTGTTAGATTGACATAAGGTCTCCCCTGGACCAACTCTTGCTTTTGAACGAATTTTGAAGAAAGAATATAGCATTGACAAGAAAGAAATACTTTGTACTGATTACAGGgtaaggaaaagggaaaagcatAGATATAAAATAAATGCAGTGTACACAATCAAGGGAAATTTTACAacggaagagaagaaaagaaactggGTCCAGGACAACAAGTCATGAGCACATCCATGAGCCAGTAATGTACACAAGAGTCAATCAACTGCTCCCTTTCCTTCAAAGCATAAGTTCAATGGATCTTCCTAGTTCAACTCCTAGATAAAACTAAACAGTACCCACATGCTTTTAATCTTATATCCACAGGATGCACCCCAACCTAGGATTACAAGCAATTGGCATTATAACGACTTGAGGCAACAAGAAAACATTTAGTGAGATCCTAAATGCAAATCAACTGTCCTTATCCACAAATCAATTACAATCGAATAGCCTAGCTGGTGGCGAAAAAGGTCCTGGAATCTTCCCTCTACACAGATATTTGTGCAGCTTACGTACAGCTGCCAGCTAAAAGTCACGGAGACCGTGACATCGCTACATGAAGAATATAGCAGGAAGATAAAAAGGAAGAGACAGAGAATACAAGATGAGGAAATTGAAAGAGGGTCCAAATATGCAGTGGCAAGAATAAAAGAGTCTCAACACCTATCTCAGTTTTATTCATTGCTATTCACAGAGGCAATATGACCTCATTATCAAAGAGCGATTACCTGAAATGTAGACAACAAATAGCTTCCTCTGCACTTTGGCTTCAGAAATTGCTTCTAGTATTGATCCTTTATACGTAAGAGACAAGAGAGACTGCTCCATCTACTTAGAACAGGTAAGAACACATAAATCTCAATTTGTCGAGCGTTAAAAGATACTTAGAACTCTAAACATACTCTTGCAGACATGtgttaagaaattaaaaaaattcttgaatagCTAAGAACTATATTTTGGGGAATGAAAGCTTGTCGAAAAGCAGGAGCATGCAACTTTATATTGAAGCTTGATATCAAAACCAGAAATCACCAACAGAATTAAAAAAGGATGTCTCCTTAACTTTTCAAATCAAGACACCGGCAATCAAACTACAATGAGACAGCAACATCCACGAAATCACAAGTAAAATTCACGGACACATGGACATAGGCATCGAATTATCATATCGGAATCACAAGTAACTCAACCGGACAAGTGACAAACATCCATTTGAGTGCCCATCAATAGAAAACCCTAAAAAGggaaagtggaaaaaaaaaaaaccgaattgATGACCAATGGAAGTTTATCAGAAGAATCCAGGGACGCAAAGAGAAGATTCCAGGCTGCGAAAGAGTCTATCAACCGAAATTCCATCTGGCCCAAAGAAGATCGAAACAAATACTGAGGAGTGAAATTAGCATCGGATTACCGAAGTGAAATTCAGCAGAGTTGAGGTCGACGCGCAGGAGCAGAGGAAGTCAGGTCAGGGGTGAGTTCTTACTTCTCTTCCTcttgatgacgatgacgatggtgacttagagagagaaatttgtCAAGGTGAGAGTCGGCGATGATCATTGTCCTTCGGTCGAAAGCGTGCCTTgcttttcttaactttttaGCTAAAAAATATCCAACCAAATTGCTTTCGACTCTTTCATTTTGGTTATCATGGTAAAGGCAATGTTACCCTGACGTCCGAGGAGTCGCCTTCCTCTATGAAAATGTAAGATTGATAGGTGATCACGATTTTAAATCAATTTGCATGAAATGAGTTCGCTAAATTTCATGATCGAATCCATGGTCTTGCAACACAACATTTTGTATTACCTTTCTATCATTTTGTTCActaattttctagtttttctgTCGCCATCTGATTATGGAtgcataatatatatatatatatatatatatgtgctaTTTTCGTCTTCTTGGTATATTTGATTTAAAGGAGTTTTCTTTTAACCgtaaaaaagattgaaaaggGCAATTAATGTGGATAGAATTGAAGATGTCAAGAGTCTTTCACCTTTAACAAAACGATCGAATTGAATTATGACGATTAGTTAAAAATTAGTGAACATCTCACGGCATTTCAAGAATACGTTATTTTTACTTCTACAGCTATGGATTTGCATTTTTATCCAATATGCGAAACGGCATCTAGCATCTGTTGGCGAATGATTCaacaaaattgtgaaaaaaaaaaatcatatgtagattacaacctttttttttttttccatagcggggcctttttctttttttagaaaaaaactcAGCTTATTAGCGTCCTCTTCTCTTTTCAGGATTCATTCCATACTAATGAAATTTCACCCAGGTAACGAGAAGGTAAGCGGTATCATAGTTAGGCGTATTTGAAGTCGCACTAAAAATTTAGggaaatatttcctttttctcggttgaaaaagaagatgaaggttgAACGAAAATGATCTAAACAATGGGTAGTGGAAGCAAGTATTTCAtccacaatttttattttatttttctttaaaaatggaaAGAATTGAAGgctaatgaacttttttttttttgtttatttattattgcCCCTCACTATTTCTCAAACCTAgcaagttaaataaaaaaaaaacatttaagtaAATTTCCCTCCCATGTCATTTCCTTTCAATGCACACATTGAAACAGGAAGACAACATCTTGATACTGTATTACCAAAGTAAAAAGGATGAAACTTGATGccgtcttcttctccaaatCCCCACCTTTTAAACCCTAGGAAAGCTTCCCGGGGTTTTAAGGGACTTCTCTGCACATTCCCATTGGAGCATCAAACCAGATATGCGCAGAAGAGGGCTCCAACACCTGCTTCGTCCGTCATCTCCCGTTGCTCTTTCGACTCTCGAGCCTGAGAAGAAGCTGGTCGCTTTCCCTCCTTCACGTGCACTACCCTCGTCCCGCTTTCGCCCCTTTACCTCTCTTGAATTCCCCATACAGTGCTTGCTTGGCTCCCACAATACCAGATTCTTCTCCACCTCATCGCCTGACGATCTCGAAGGTCTGATTCATCCGGACGACCCGGTTTTGGCCGGAGCTTCGCGGGTTGAGGCCTTTTCAGGTGCAGAGTTTGAGTTCCTGCGCGAATCATTGTCGGGTTCGGGGTATGGGGGAGAGTCCTCTGCGCACAATCTTGGTCAACATACCTGTGAAGACGATGCTGTTTTAGTTGCACATGCCGTTGAAAGTTGCAAGGATGGATTTGGTGACGAAACTCAGAAGCCTCTCAGGCAGTTTAGAGAGAAATTAAATCCATATCTGGTGATAAAGGTTTTGAAGATTGTCAAAAACCCCGAATTGGCTGTTAAGTTCTTTATGTGGGCGGGTAGACAAATTGGATACACTCATCCGGTGGTTGTGTATAATGCATTACTGGAAAGACTCGGTTGCAATGATAGTGAGAGAATACCCGACTCGTTTTGGAGAGATATAGGGGTCGAAGATATGGAAATCCTCGGAAAGTTGCTTAATGTTTTGATTCAAAGATGTTGTCGAAATGGATTGTGGAACTTAGCGCTGGAAGAATTAGGGAGGCTTAAGGACTTTGGGTACAGACCAACTCAATCGACGTATAACGCTTTGGTTCAAGTTTTTCTTAAAGCTGATAGGTTAGATACAGCTTATTTAGTTCACAGGGAAATGTCGGACTCAGGGTTTCGTATGGATGGCCATACCTTAGGTTGTTTTGCATATTCCCTCTGCAAGTCAGGGAAGTGGAGGGAAGCCCTCGTGTTGGTTGAGAATGAAGAATTCCTTCCTAACACTGTGCTTTACACAAAAATGATAGCTGGTTTATGTGAGGCTTCGCTTTTTGACGAAGCTATGGTGTTCTTGGATAGGATGCGCTCTAGTTCTTGCGTTCCTAATGTTGTGACATACAATGTTTTGCTTTCTGGGTGTTTGAGGAAAAGACAGTTAGGCAGGTGCAAGAGGATTATCAGTATGATGATTCCCGAGGGTTGTTATCCAGGTCACCAAATATTTGTTTCTCTCGTTCATGCCTTTTGTAATTCGAGGGACTACTCTTATGCATATAAGTTGTtgaaaaaaatggttaaatgtGGGTATCGTCCTGGTTATGTGGTCTACAACGTATTGCTTGGTGGAttatgtggtaatgaggaattCCCTGGCTCAGATGTACTAGAATTAGCTGAGCATACTTATAATGAAATGCTGGATGCTGGGGTCGTATTGAACAAAGTAAATGTGGCTAACTTTACTCGTTGTCTATGTGGGGCTGGAAAATTTGAGAAAGCACATGGCATCATTCGCGAGATGATGAGTAAAGGATTTATACCTGATTGTAGCACATACTCCAAAGTGATCAGTTTCTTGTGCGATGCATCCAAGGTTGATAAAGCGTTTACACTGTTCGAAGAGATGAAGAGTAATGGTGTTGTTCCCGATGTCTATACATACACAATTCTGATTGACAATTTTTGTAAGGCTGGACTGATTGAGCAGGCATGTCACTGGTTCGACGAGATGGTGAGAGATGGCTGTGCGCCTAATGTCGTGACTTACACCGCTCTCATCCATGCTCATCTCAAGGCAAAGAAGCTTTCTCCTGCAAATCAACTCTTTGAGTCCATGTTATCTGAAGGTTGCCCTCCTAATGTGGTTACATATACTGCTTTAATTGATGGTCATTGTAAAGCTGGAGAAATTGAAAAGGCATGCCGAATATATTTGAAAATGAGGGGAAATCCAAGTCTCGCCGATATCAATATGTATTTTAGAGTCAGTGAAAATGAATTGGCAGAACCAAATGTTTTCACTTATGGGGCTTTAATTGATGGATTATGCAAGGCTCACAAGGTCAGAGAAGCTCGTGAATTATTAGATGCCATGACAGTGGCAGGCTGTGAACCAAACCAAATTGTCTACGATGCTCTCATAGATGGATTCTGTAAGGTTGGAAAACTTGATGAAGCGCAAGAGGTTTTTGCTAAGATGTCGGAGTCTGGTTATAGTCCCAATGTGTATACATACAGTTCTTTGCTTGACAGATTGTTTAAGGATAAAAGGCTCGATCTTGCTTTAAAAGTTTTAACCAAAATGCTAGAGAACTCTTGCGTTCCTAATGTCGTCACCTACACAGAGATGATTGATGGCCTATGTAAAGTGGGAAAGAATGATGAGGCATATAGACTTCTGGTGATGATGGAGGAAAAGGGTTGTCATCCTAACGTTGTGACATATACAGCAATTATAGATGGTAATGGTAAAGCGGGCAACATCAACAAATGCTTTGAGCTTTTTGAACAGATGCGTTCTAAGGGTTGTGCTCCAAATTTTGTGACTTATGGGGTTTTAATAAACCATTGTTGTGCTGCCGGCCTTCTTGATGATGCTTATAAACTTTTGGATGAGATGAAACTAACATATTGGCCTATGCATGTAGCTGGGTACCGTAAAGTCATTGAAGGTTTTAATCGTGACTTTATAGTTTCTCTTGGGCTTTTAGATGAAATGGGCGCTGGTAATTCGGTGCCTCTTGTTCCGGTCTACAATGTTTTGATAGATAATTTTGTCAAGGCTGGACGATTGGAGGTAGCTTTGGATCTACATGAAGAGATTAGATCATCTTTAATTAGTTTAGCCGGCTACAAAACAGTCTATGCTTCACTTATTGAGAGTCTCTCTCTTGCCGGTAAGGTTGATAAGGCCTTTGAGCTGTATGCAGACTTGATAAAGCAGGGTGATATTCCAAAGTTAAGCACATTTATACACCTCATAAGAGGCCTTGTCAAAGTCAATAAATGGGATGAAGTTCTGCAGCTTTCAGACAGTTTATGCCGGATggtttgtctctctctctctctctctctctctcttctcatgatGTTGCTTCAATTTTAGGACATGCACGGTTTCTGTTCACTATTTATGCATAGTCCAGATAGTGAAGTGAACTTAGATATCTATCTGTTGCTTCATGAAATCCTATTATGTTATGGTGATGAAACTACCTTGTTGATGTTACTGGACTAATTAGTTTGTTTGAAAAACTTGGTAgttttagaaaaagaaagagcagcTTTGCTGAACTTTTAGAGCACTGAAGATCTTGGTGATTGGAACATCAAATTTGGTCTATTAATTGTTCGAGCATGCCAAGTTTTATAGTAAATGTCGGTGGGCGGTTCTTACAAATTTCCGATTTGTTCTACACATGttactctctccctctttctctgtCACATGCACACACACAGAAACGCTAATATCCTTGACATGCATGCGTGCAGACAAAGTAACAAAGAATGTATAGAGCAGCCGCACAAGTTTTAACACAATTGTTGGTTTGATCAGCTGCCTTGATTTTTGTCGTTGGTCTGCCATCCCTTTGTGAACAGTTCTGCTCATCCCTAGTTGTCATATTGGCAGTGTGTAACACCCACTGATATTGTTATTCTGTTGTAGTCTGTTACAGTTGTAATGAGTTGTAATTTGTACGGGCAGAATTGAAGAATGCAATTTGTGTCGATCTGCTCGTAGAATATGTAAACTGTGTCCACCAATGTAGGATTGTCAGTGCTTCAGTGAGATACTTTTTGGTGGAGTTGTCTTTGACCTTCCTATGCTAGGAAATACATGGTTATGTCTACTCATGATGAAAATGTTCTTTTCAAGTCTTCTACCCAAACACATTAGTATACATGTCCTGTAGGCGGTATGTTGCCATTTAATTTTCGAAGCTGTATATTTCAAAACAGTTATAACTTTGTTCGGGATTGTTATGGTGGAAGTctcttaagaaaattagtttcgTATGCATAAAATAACATTGTGGGTAAAATGTCAGAATATTGGTTTTATCATGATCGTGTCATTCCCATGCATACTTAGATGCAATGTTCAAAATTTAATTCCTTGGGGTTTTCATTATTTTCCCCTAATAGGATTTGTTATTTCAATGAAAGATTTTTGTTGAAGCCTGTTATTGCTGTCCTTCAGATACATCATAGCATTTTAATTGTTCAAAGCTTCTGTTCCTACCATTTAAAAAACTTGTTCTCGTATTGTATCTTCCGTCATCACCCAAAATTTATCATCTTCGATCTTTCAAAAACAGCATGTTGTGTGGGTCAAAGATGAAGAAACAGCTGTAAAAGGTTGACGTCACCTACTTTTCTACGGTTTTCTGTTGAACCTACTGGCTCCAGCCTTGTGTGGAAACCCCAGATTTCTGTGGTGTTGGACTGCTGATGATATTATAACCAGGAAAAAGGGTCATGGGTGCAAACCACAAAGCGACTCGATGGAAAAGAAAGGCATACACGGTTAGATCGGTGTCTTTTATCGAGATCGCTGTGCGTACGTAGTCTGCTTAATTTATTCTAATCCTTATGGTTGGCTTTATATCTTTGAGTTTGTTCAATGCTTCCAGTTTCAGTGTCTGGATAGAATATAGTGGTGCCAGGAGTGAATAGTGATTTGCTGATGGAGTGAAAATTCAACATTCCGGCAGTATCAGACTACATTATGCTCTCTCCAGTTACCATCCTATGCTGacctctttgttttcttttctcgttGCGTATCCGGCATCTTAGATACTTATTTTATGCAGCTTGCTTATGCAGCAGTATCTACAGTCTTGCCACTGCTGCAGCATCCAACCGTGACAATGTGCAGGTATATCCTAGCTCactttgtgttgcttttggaaTCTGGAAGATTGCTTGCATATATAGCACTCTGCGTTCTGCCAGTTGGACCATTCCCCTATAAAAGACtgcttttattgttttatttgttGTCTCCTCCTTTTCAGGCTTGGTTTGGGTGACTTGTCGCCGAAGTGAAATCAAAGAATTGCCCAAGTTTGCTAGCAAGTAATAGCAACAGGTTGGGATGTGGTGCAGGAAGTGCCCAGATCATCAGACTGGGCTGGCTCAGATCTACTCCCTCCCTCTACTGAGACATGGATCCGTAGCATGGTGAGAAGGGCCCTTGGACACAGCGCTTACTTTTGGGAAGTTTCTTCAATGCCATGAGAGGGAGCTCTGCCTGGTCGCCTCCACAGGGAATGAACATTAAGAATTAGTAGGAAACTTTCCAGACGGCCATTTGGTTGAAGATGTTTCTGGGGTTAAGGCCATTGTGCAGCTGAGCAAGCTATCATCGCTGAGAAAATCGCAGGGAAGAGGACGTTTCTGTGGCGCCAAGGCTAAGAGCTTCTGTGCTAGGTGACCTTGCAAGAACTGTCCCTGCTTCCTTTCTTGCTTTAATCCTAGTCTTTTGGTGTCTATCCAGTCGTATGGAGGGGTCATTGAAGTATACTTTACTAATTCATTGGGCCCTTCTATGCTTTCCATAGTTGTTCTACTCCCCTCGCTATATTGGATGACGAGGAGGGACGTATTTTTAGTCCCGAGGAAATACAGGGAGCAATCACACACAGGGCGGACAAAGGTCGTGCCTGCTACTTTATCCCTTGAAGCCAAGCCCAAATCAGCAAGAATATTGATATTATATTCCTTTCCGTGGAAAAGTCATATTTGTCCATATATAgtagaagtgccaaaagtttcgtacgacgctcacttaagtatcaaatcaaagaaaaaatgattacctAAGCGTTTCggcccaaaaaaattgcatggatttttataattaaaagttttagctGAGCTGGCATTTCATTTTGAAGACCGGTCCATGTAGACATTTTAAAACGACGTGGAATAATCCAATGTGATGGGATCGTGTAAAACGACGTCTTTCGCTCAAAGTTCTGTTGTTGTTCgctcggtctctctctctctctctctctcttcgctacCTCCTTCGCCGTCCTTTTCACTGCTGCCGACGGAGCCGCCTTCTTCACTTCCTTGACTAGTTCGGCGGCCGCGGCGATAGGATCACTGTCGACCCATCCACCTCTTTCTAGAACCAGGCCTCCACAACGCCTACGTCACCCTCCCAGCCCCGAAGCGGGCCATCATCTCTGACCCCACCAACAACTCTGCTGCCAAGTG is a genomic window containing:
- the LOC115739194 gene encoding pentatricopeptide repeat-containing protein At1g06710, mitochondrial encodes the protein MRRRGLQHLLRPSSPVALSTLEPEKKLVAFPPSRALPSSRFRPFTSLEFPIQCLLGSHNTRFFSTSSPDDLEGLIHPDDPVLAGASRVEAFSGAEFEFLRESLSGSGYGGESSAHNLGQHTCEDDAVLVAHAVESCKDGFGDETQKPLRQFREKLNPYLVIKVLKIVKNPELAVKFFMWAGRQIGYTHPVVVYNALLERLGCNDSERIPDSFWRDIGVEDMEILGKLLNVLIQRCCRNGLWNLALEELGRLKDFGYRPTQSTYNALVQVFLKADRLDTAYLVHREMSDSGFRMDGHTLGCFAYSLCKSGKWREALVLVENEEFLPNTVLYTKMIAGLCEASLFDEAMVFLDRMRSSSCVPNVVTYNVLLSGCLRKRQLGRCKRIISMMIPEGCYPGHQIFVSLVHAFCNSRDYSYAYKLLKKMVKCGYRPGYVVYNVLLGGLCGNEEFPGSDVLELAEHTYNEMLDAGVVLNKVNVANFTRCLCGAGKFEKAHGIIREMMSKGFIPDCSTYSKVISFLCDASKVDKAFTLFEEMKSNGVVPDVYTYTILIDNFCKAGLIEQACHWFDEMVRDGCAPNVVTYTALIHAHLKAKKLSPANQLFESMLSEGCPPNVVTYTALIDGHCKAGEIEKACRIYLKMRGNPSLADINMYFRVSENELAEPNVFTYGALIDGLCKAHKVREARELLDAMTVAGCEPNQIVYDALIDGFCKVGKLDEAQEVFAKMSESGYSPNVYTYSSLLDRLFKDKRLDLALKVLTKMLENSCVPNVVTYTEMIDGLCKVGKNDEAYRLLVMMEEKGCHPNVVTYTAIIDGNGKAGNINKCFELFEQMRSKGCAPNFVTYGVLINHCCAAGLLDDAYKLLDEMKLTYWPMHVAGYRKVIEGFNRDFIVSLGLLDEMGAGNSVPLVPVYNVLIDNFVKAGRLEVALDLHEEIRSSLISLAGYKTVYASLIESLSLAGKVDKAFELYADLIKQGDIPKLSTFIHLIRGLVKVNKWDEVLQLSDSLCRMHVVWVKDEETAVKG